The sequence atttcacaaaatttataataaaattctatttttaaaatgccacaaaaactgTCCCCCCCGGATCCATCTTGAGCTTGGGATATATAAACGCTAGTCAAAAGAGACACTCTATATAATggtcatattttatatatcttaTATTACTAGTGTTCTTGAAAACGGGTGGTCATGCCCACCTGGCATATGCACCATCCTGCAGTTACAGTTCTCCAGCAGGTAACGCGTCTCGCAGTCGATGCGACAGGCCGTGATGCTGTAGGTGGAGAAGTACTCTGAATCCATGGCATCGGATCTGCAGTCGCCCCATGGAGGTGGAAGGTACTGGAGCTGGAACATGAAGTTTGATGCTGTTCAATAACAATGCCATGCCAAGAAATCTTGTTCCAATCAAAGGACTAACACAGGAGACCATCAGATGAATGTAAGAAACCCACAGAGCCACCGAGCAGAAAAACGTGTTGTGCATGAAATGAATCACAGAAAGTATAAAACATAAGGACAACGTACTGTAAATATGGAAAATAGACTGGAAGCAATATTATTGTTCATTTCAAAGGCCGTTACAATTACTTCTGGTTACATTTAAAATCCATTTAGTCGAGATAATGCGAGTCATTTTGAAAAtaattggatttttttattattctgcaTATCTTACGCAAGCGGCAGACAGGAAAGGAAATGAAATGTAAGAAAAGAGTGTGTCGTAATGTTGGTTTATGATGTTTCAAAGCAGCAGGATAGAGAGAACATCAGGGTTGAGGAAGCTGAAATAAAGATGGTGAGAGCAAGGATGCAGGACTCGATTATTTCTGCTAACGGCTCCATTGCTAAGTGGCGACGAATGGAGACGTATCGATTTTGGCCTCTGTGGAAAAAGTGGATCACTGCAGGCCGCTACAGTActtaaataaacactttttctGACCACCTGCCAATTGGTTTACCTGGAAAACCCAATGACATAGTTATGAATAACCTGACCTCAGTGCACACCGGCAGGCATTGGAATGAACGTGTATGGctttaaacacaataaacagctataaataaacatcagggctgtcacaatatcagctTATTACTTCATGGTTATCGTGACCAGAAATTGCTGTGGCGATATGATCACGGTATCTGTTTCTTGTGCTAgtgaaattcatctttaatttgggttattttgtgtttatgaatTATATTGTGCTTAAATAAAATTCAAGTGTAAGGATTAgaaagagagtttgtaaccattgtggctctaAATGAAAAACTTTAAACAGGCGCTGAATTATTGACAATATTATCGTGTGCATAGAATTATatcaataatcatgttttttatatcaCGATCATTGTCAATGCCGGTACGGTATATTGAGACACGCCTAGTagacataaaacattttagaaattTTGAAACATTTGGATACTTTTGCTATCAACCAAGAACCATGATTGCCAACAGCAGTGCCAATAAATAATACACATATTATtcactaaatattaataaacacatgtattaataaatcaaataatgcattaatattttaacatgttAATTGATATATTCATGTTAATTATATTGATATCAATATCAAAGTAcatgcttaaaataaaatattttattattaaaaaaaatatttattcattatttagaaaatattagCGAATTAATATTTAAGCTTGTGAATGTTTCATTTATCATATCACACACATTTTATTTCCAGTAAAAGTCTGCCCTTACTATTGTTGCGATCATAGGTTGATTAAAAAATTGTTGGCACGTTGGAAAAGATTAAACAGCCTCAAAAAAGTATTTCTACACCATAAAAAAAGTCTGGATTTGAAAAGATAAAAcagtaattgtaaaaaaatatgttctaagaacgttttgCTAACGTCCTcattaaattatgaaaatgttatttctgAACAATTTTAATTGTTCCACTAACAATGTAAGAATAAAGTTTTAAACCTTTTTAGAACGTTAAGCAATGACATCATGTTGATAAAATGCTCTTTCAACATTACTGCAAGAATATTTTTGATAACTTTGCGAGATGTTTTAGAGAATGTTAGCTAAAGCTCTCTGTTaggtgcgcgtgtgcgtgtagCATCAGTACCAGTTGCTGCTGACAGGAAACAAAGGTTTGGAAACCCGGAGCCACACCGAACCCCAGCTGATCTATGAAGGGCGGCTCGTCCTGACTGTGGATCTGAACTTTAATGCCAGCTTCATATGACGTTTCATCTGTCGGGACATTAAACAGGATTATTTACTGTACAAAGAGAGATTTGATGTCCAACCCAATGCCTCGAGCTCCAAATATAATTACTTCATAATGAACTTCATAATGACTTCATACAGAATGCTAATACGTATTACTTTACTTCACATCGCCTGTGGATATAAAGTCTCCTTCAGAGCCATTAAAAGCCCATGATTAATATACTATTATAAACATATGATATTTAGTACTGTAGCATATGGTGGCGTTAAACCCTTTCATCAATTCTCATGTACGCTGTCATCCACAAATGATTAAACGGCACTTTGACAGCCAGTGCACGTTTTGTTTTCTAATTATTTACAATGCATCGTTATGCCGTAAAATACAGCAGCCCACAGCAGTAATGTGCCTGGAGTAGTCTCTAAAAAATGGGCAGGAAAGCCACATAACTTTGTTATCTCAGAAGCTAAATGCTCTATCGTACCTGCAATTTAGTTGCTACCGCTTATGAGAACATTATGCTAATGTGTGCCATAATACCTGTTATATTATGACACATATCTAGTCTTTTTAGAATATAATATTGGGAAATAAGTGGAACAAAATTACACCTGTGAACTTACACTATATGCGTTACAACTTTCATTTTGTCGCTAAGTATACTACACCACATAGACCACAttttcagaaaaataaatatgtacacagtacaaaataataatatacagtaagaCAATTCTAGAGTGATGTCTCTTTAACAAAGTAATGTAAATCTTCTTCAAAAAGTAAACCGTAAAGGTGTCCTAAGGTGTTACCGCAAAAAATTGACCAACAATGAAGAGAAATCTTTCTTATTCTATTTGATGTCAtaagacacatttttttatgtaagaACGTTTTCCATTCATGAGTCGTCTTTAATTCACCTGTGTCGCCCCACACGGGCAGGTACTCGTCCTGCTGAATATCCAGCATGATTTCCAGTCCGTTCCCAGTTCCGCCTTTCAAAGTTGTCAGCAAGGGGTTTCCATCCAGACCCGAGTTAAACGTGTAGCATTTCCCATATCTGGTATAAATCTGTGGGCAAaccataaaaaaacaatcatgAACACACAGAGACATCTAAAGATGATTACGGTATCTAGTTTAAAAGCTGAAAGACTGACATCATGTCCACGCATTCCGCAAACAGATATGCAATGACCTGAAAGCGACTAAATAACTGTCTCTATTCCTTCTACAGCTAATAGCGGTCTAATACTGCCTGTGATGGTGTTGGCAGAGTTTTGACAGTGATGTAGCGAGAGACTGACTGGAGGGATGAAATCAGTCATGGTTTCATGACCCCCGCTGTGACAGTAATGAGGGATAGATCTGCTTTAGCTTCAGGGCTTCAACAAGGCCTGTGGGAGCTCACGCTCTCTGCTCGACTCGACTCCGAGACTCCAGCAAACAAGAAAGACTTTGTCAGCACGCAAAGAACTGTGACCAAAAGATGAGGTTACAGGTTTTTTGGGTTCATTCCTGTAGATCCAAGAATGATTTTGAAATTGCTTATTGCATTATGATCCCCACGTATGatcaaacaaaactaaactaaactaaacaaatcCCAGTTTTACCCTTTTATCAACTACTTTATAGTGGACAGCTATTCAAAAAGCCATTTCTTGTGTTTGCATGGGTTTCGATAGCATAGTTGCACATCAACATCCACACGAGTACATTATTCTACAAACTGCCACCTCTTCAGATGTCCACAAGTAGAAAATTAagtaaaaactagggctgtcaaatgattaatcgcatccagaataaaaatttgtgtttgcataatatgcgtctgtgtactgtgcatattaatttttgcacatgcatgcatatatttaagaaaaatatcaaacataaaaatgaataaacatttatatctaATTTAAATgactggtaaatataaataaatgcatgtaaatatttactaaatatgtatgcatgtatctgtatgcttttataaatacaaaattaatatgcacagtacacagacatttattatgaaacaaaaacttttattctggattaaCTGCAATCGTTTGACAACCCTAGAAAAAAGTGggaaaaaagtgtttaaaaagttcaaatcttgtttttcatgcCCTAACAGCAATCAAAACACACGGAAAAAAATCTTAACTGAGGTCATAAATCATTCATGAAAGGGTTAATGTTAACAATAAGTATGCATAAATATCACTTCACATTCATATAGCATATATTGTACACTATTAGTGAAGAAGTATATACTTTACATAATTGACTTACATTAAACAGACAATAGTATTCAAAATAATAGAATTTTAAGTGAATTGCATAATTCTTTTCCTCATTCTGTCCGTGTGTGTATTACGTATGGCTGTGTTTATTCTTCACGCTAGTAATTGCCAGTAACTTCAGGAAAACATGCATCCATTTTCAAAGAGCCATTTGCAGAAATTTCAATAACCACTAGAGCGTTTTAAATGAAGGTGCAAAcgttttcaattcatttttatggAAGCCGAAAGTCACAAACTGTGGGTTGACACAGCATTTGCGAGCAGCATGACGTGCTGCAGCgatgacaatattttttatatgccAAACCAGATGTTAGTGTCACACTGGTTCCTgcgacaaaaaaaatatttttcatagaCCTTTAGATGAtcacagaaaattatttttttagatttttatgcCTTAtgactaggggtgtaacaatatatcGAAGTATTGCATATAgcaatacaaaaacattaagaCATGTATCGTAGAGCAATCAAGATACGTGTCACAGAGCTATGCtaagatatttttaaattaaatgtatttttttatattttaaaacttttaagaaTAGTAAGAATAATTTTTCTGTGACAGTTTCATTTTATGAGTTCAATTAAACCTTGAATTTTGTCAATTccttaacaaaataacaaatgttactgaaaattgttaatgttttggAGGAAATCTGTCATTTGGGtgtcaaattttttttttttacaaatatcgtGACGCAATCGTAATCGTAAACCTAGTATCATATCAAACTGAATCATAAGCGGAGCATATCATTACATCCCTACAGATGATGTTGACGGTTTCTGACAACGTCTGTTGTCCCATGAAGCTCAAGACGCATATAAAAGCTTTATCAAACCCCAAGCGAGGCGttgctggtgtgttttatgtcatacagtaaaacatgaaaatatctTGTGATGGTATCTATTtggtttatattgtttttttcagcagggtgatCAATAACACAATAggaaatgtaatggatttaatagttataatgggaattgtattggttttaataaatactagaatggtgtctactggtatgtgatggattcaaTGGtggccctgctgaaaaaaacaatagaaactcaacagaaaccattacagaaattctaatggtttacaataaaataccattatgaaccattagctttttccatggggcattattccagtaggatttaacatcccactaATAGAattcatcacataccagtagaaccattacagtttccatttaaaccaatacaaatccctttaaaaccaataaaaccattataatttctttaatggtttattgattttttagccagtatccctttaaaaccattataacttctttaatggtttctattgttttttttcagcagggttggaataatgcccaaaacacactataaaatacattttgtaatggttttaatggaaaaagccaATGGTTCATAATGGCATTTTAACAGAAACCatcagaatttctgtgatggtttctattgggttcCTATTGTGCGACAGATGATCGATTGGCTAATTGTTATTTTAGTCTTCGTGTATCCCCATCAACACCTCACAtacccagtttgggaaccattGACATGTTTCACCTTTAAATAAGCAAACGGACCAGCAGACTAATCAATCTGACTCTATCAAATCCACAATCTCTGTTCATTTCCCTCACTCCCATCACACAGCGAGACGCAAGGATGACATGTTTTATCTCAAAATCGCAATTAACATGAAAGTGCCTGGATCCAAAATGTACCGTTGTTGTCAGAATCGAGAGGTATAACAGGGGCATTGTGTATGCTGTGTAGAGTTCACGCTTTACCAACACACAACCAATGAGCATATTGTATAGCACAATAGTGAGAATCCTCTCTCTTCCTCCTTCATTCCAAACTAATTAACTCTATTCATCCTAAAAGCAAGCACACCAAGCCACAGGCAAGAATgaatctgtcatgatttacgGCTTTGTGCACATGTACTATAATATGCAAGCGAACACAGTTTCCTAAAGAGAAATTTCCCATTGACGTGGTTGTTAGCGATGCAAAGATGCTTAAATACTGGAAGGGATCTTGGGATTAAGGGAGGTTGATTGGTTTTCCATCtgataacaaataaaaagcGGATCAAGATATCGAGCAGAGGAGTTCACCTGAAGCCAGATTGAAAGCACTTGTGTGCGAGGCACCCGGCacttttaaataattcatgcGTCTCTACCCAGAAATTTGTCGGAGTGCGGTTTCTGTGCCAATAGATGAAACTGAGACTTTAGCCGGAGGGTTTCTTTCAACAGTCTTCCAAACCTGCCACACATCTCAACAGAAAGATAAAAAACACCAACAGAGGCTGACACGCCGGAGTGATGCTACACGAAAAGACATTTGTAAATAAACGATGCAAATTCAGCACATCGCTTCTGGAAATATCAGACGATTCACACACGCGTATGAATCATGTCTGGGTCACTTATCACCTCAGAATCTAAATCAAGCAAAATCCTGTTTCgtcttatttcttttttcaatttttgtAATGTGGACATTATTTTTAGGATTGCAATAAAAATTGTCATTAAGAAGCATTGAGAGCTTCATTCTATTCTagaaaatattcatttatttttattttttgttgttctaTATTTAGAttttgacagagagagagagcaacagcagtggttctcaaactggggtccgTGGCCCCCTAGGGAATCCAAAGATGGATCCGGGGGGCACAGTTTTGTGGCATTTCATGAAATATAGAAGTTTGATAccttttgtgcaatcaaacataagaaaaataagaccaccaaccaaaataattgatgttccgGCATTGCACAAATACATATGTTTTTATTCGGGGGTTTTCACGCAATAACAGTCGCGGGTAAAacgtttgtttttttctgacagAATCTGAGCTGTTAAAATGCAACACGCTTTCAGTCTAATTTTCTAATCCATTTAAACCCATTGGCCTTGAGCTTTtcccaaaacacacaataactGTAGGTGTTGTTACGCGACAAACACAAAAGCCCTCGGCTCATTCAGGTATCCTCATTCATTTCTGTGAGTAATTGCTTTAATGAATCTGAATGCCAGACTTGTTTTAATTGCTTATCTTGAGCAATGAATGTTGAATACGAACGTGGCAGCTTAAGCGAGGACAACTGTCGACAGTGATGACAGTGATCATTACGGCGACGGTTTTCCTTTAAATCCAAAGAAACTCATTCATGCATGTTTACATACGGGGGTGAAGTTCCTGTAGGTGCATTTTTCACCCCGAAACTTGCATTCCAGTAGCATGTCCTCTAACTGATGCCCCAGCCTGTCAATCATCTCCGAGGTGTTGAGCTGGACGTTGGGAGGCGGGGTGAAGTTGGAGAAGTCAAGAAGATGCAAGAGTCTTTCTTTATGTCGGCTGTGCTTCAGCATGGAGACGCTCTGGCGGTTGAGCGTGTGGTTCAAGTGCATGATGTCCATCCAGTAGCCGCTATAGTAGAGGTCGGCGTTAGTAAGCCTGGACACCCGAAAGAGGTTCTGGTTGCAGAACGTGACGGCTGGAAAAGTCATGCTGCGAGCCCAAACCATGTAGATTTTAGTGACGGCCGGGTACGAGAGGAGATACAAGATTCGATTCCACGACCAGGTGAAGAGCAGCCCGAAGCAAACAAAGAGGGCCAGAAGCCAAAGCAATCGCTGGATTTTGGATTTGTGGGGCGAGAAAGCATGTTTCAACCCGTGGACTTTTGTTTTGAGAACAAATGATGTTGTGATGTCGGTGATGCTGCGGTTTAAAGTCATCTTGAGATTTTTCGGGCTGTCGGGTTGCTTGGCATCATCCATCAGAGAGTCTTTGTTTATTGGCTCCTGATTGGACGTTGACATCTCCATACTTGTTAAATGACTCTCAACATTGACTACGAAGCTTcaaaatgcatcatgcattgaTGTGATCTGGTGAAAAACTCATTCAGCTTTTATTAAAATTCCACTTTAGCGTCGCCATGCAAAGACCAAACAATGCAGGAAAAAGGATTTGTACGTTACCAAGCTCCGGATCCAACGAAAACATCTAACCACAAATCCCAGCATACAGTAGTTTCTCTACAATCCTCAGGTTGACCTGTGATTGAAGTCATTCGGAGCAGTGAGAGTTAGTTTTTCACGTCAGATCTTCGGCCGCTCGTCTCTTCCTCAGCTTTTTGTACAGAACTGTGTGAAGCCGCCTGCAGATTCTTGTTGCATTTCCCTTTGTGCGAGAGAGCCCGGCCCCTCCCCGTCCGCTCAAATTATTCTGTCCATGGATTTGCAGCAGGCACACAGATCCATTTTTCTTGCTTCTCGCCGTCTTGAATTGAGAAACCCAAGGATCTTGATGTACTTCTTGTATTAACGCAGAAGAATAATATCCTGCAATACAAGGAGCTCACAAGAGATTCCCAAAGGCGTAGAATGTCTTATCTTATTGACTCAGATTTGGGTTTCCCAGTTTATGTTACACTAAGACAAATAATCTTTATGTCGTACATATGCTGATGATCATATACTAAGGTATGCTTCAATGAAATGACCTATTTCAAATGGGATCAGACATTGAGACTTTATTCATCCCAATGGGAAATTTAGGCATCCAGTAGCTTATACTATTAACACaaaacactgaacacacacacacacacacacacacacacacacacacacacacacacacacacacacacacgcacacacacacacacacacacacacacaaacagtaaaACAGGGATCATATAAACATCTTTGTAAAAATCTgaatagaaatataaaatatacacatgCAATGAAATACAATGATACGAATAAGCAATACTTCGCTGACAATTGTACTATGTCTAgatcacatacagtattatattagaGAAAGTACATTATCAAAAGGTCAGACCGTCTTGCTCTCGCTGAAGATGCTCGGTGAAACTTCACTGTGAAACTctcaaagcatgctgggatatATGGGGCATTAGGTTTTAGCACAACCGTCTGGAGTTTATGGTAGTTCGAGTGCTGCTgtcattaaagaaaaaataaaaactcatcatttattctctctcatcTTCAAAACATATAGATAAGATCATTCtgagtagggctgtcaatagattGACATTTTTAATAGCGATTACTCACACCCTTTTGCTTGATTAACTGCGATTACTCGCACACGTATAGTGAAATGaaacatacactatttattttattttatttattttattaacaatgtttattttagagctgtcaatcgattaaaaattaactaactaatcacacacagcatttatgtttttaaatatgtttttacattctaataatttcacattttatctccaaattaatgtaaacaacacatttcttgaacagcatcattttatgaatgaaagccaacaatattagaatgttggctttcgttcataaaatgatgctgttcaAGAAAAACgtgcaactgatgtctttattaaatatttatatatattttacaggtaacaggtaggaaatatacagaaaatacataaagttctcaaacacatTACAGActttactgctaaatacatgaaatatagaagaaccattaaagctacaaaatcacattgatttcttcttttcttttgttctttgattaacattagtgacaggagtaaTGTCAGAagcacgtttaagagcgcggcccctttaagagcttccGCTCTAAGCAGGGCCCATTGCATAAACTTTAGCCGCCAAGTTAAGATTGCGTCTCACATTCTCACAGACTAGGAATTAGTTAAGACTAATCAgtattacttttcatatttcaatttgcCCAATCTACCTTTTATGTATCagatttaaagaagttatgaccagacTTGAAGAAAACAATTAGATGACTAGCATCTAAGATTAGTCTAAGGAGTTTATGCAACCGCCCGAGGTCTAATGCCCTATTTTcactactctttgcattcatttaactttgcattttttgccttttttaactcgttgaagactgtgcttgcgaaaatactagacaaaatgtgctttctggcataatcttgggtgtttttgttcattcaagcacgaaagagaagttaatactgatgcgctgtctgacagattctgacgcaGACTTtacaccagacgggaccgctATTGCGTTGAGCCGTGTTCCACAGCCAGACGCTGTCAATCTATACTGGACGtgtcaatacaaccatttcaaatcacacctaaatagtttaaagccacaatatggaagaattttgttatgaaatatccaaaaatcacttacacagtgtgatatatttcatgcagttgtgtacatacattatcccaaatgttccccagaatgtgcaaatccagagaaattcctatttaaaataatggcccgtccctcgTCTCCCTTGTactt comes from Triplophysa rosa linkage group LG23, Trosa_1v2, whole genome shotgun sequence and encodes:
- the asic1c gene encoding acid-sensing ion channel 1C isoform X1, with amino-acid sequence MEMSTSNQEPINKDSLMDDAKQPDSPKNLKMTLNRSITDITTSFVLKTKVHGLKHAFSPHKSKIQRLLWLLALFVCFGLLFTWSWNRILYLLSYPAVTKIYMVWARSMTFPAVTFCNQNLFRVSRLTNADLYYSGYWMDIMHLNHTLNRQSVSMLKHSRHKERLLHLLDFSNFTPPPNVQLNTSEMIDRLGHQLEDMLLECKFRGEKCTYRNFTPIYTRYGKCYTFNSGLDGNPLLTTLKGGTGNGLEIMLDIQQDEYLPVWGDTDETSYEAGIKVQIHSQDEPPFIDQLGFGVAPGFQTFVSCQQQLLQYLPPPWGDCRSDAMDSEYFSTYSITACRIDCETRYLLENCNCRMVHMPGTSTVCTPEQYKDCADPALDFLVEKDNNYCVCETPCNMTRYGKELSMVKIPSKASAKYLAKKFNKTEQYISDNILVLDIFFEALNYEKIEQKKAYEVAGLLGDIGGQMGLFIGASVLTILEIFDYLYEVFKDKVLGYFLRKRRPHRSASDNLDFLENPTSPGVTPNHVPSLQDGDDVLHKFRAHVTHSGVTRTVSDSRRTCYLVTRL
- the asic1c gene encoding acid-sensing ion channel 1C isoform X2 encodes the protein MEMSTSNQEPINKDSLMDDAKQPDSPKNLKMTLNRSITDITTSFVLKTKVHGLKHAFSPHKSKIQRLLWLLALFVCFGLLFTWSWNRILYLLSYPAVTKIYMVWARSMTFPAVTFCNQNLFRVSRLTNADLYYSGYWMDIMHLNHTLNRQSVSMLKHSRHKERLLHLLDFSNFTPPPNVQLNTSEMIDRLGHQLEDMLLECKFRGEKCTYRNFTPIYTRYGKCYTFNSGLDGNPLLTTLKGGTGNGLEIMLDIQQDEYLPVWGDTDETSYEAGIKVQIHSQDEPPFIDQLGFGVAPGFQTFVSCQQQLLQYLPPPWGDCRSDAMDSEYFSTYSITACRIDCETRYLLENCNCRMVHMPGTSTVCTPEQYKDCADPALDFLVEKDNNYCVCETPCNMTRYGKELSMVKIPSKASAKYLAKKFNKTEQYISDNILVLDIFFEALNYEKIEQKKAYEVAGLLGDIGGQMGLFIGASVLTILEIFDYLYEVFKDKVLGYFLRKRRPHRSASDNLDFLENPTSPGVTPNHVPRAHVTHSGVTRTVSDSRRTCYLVTRL
- the asic1c gene encoding acid-sensing ion channel 1C isoform X3, producing the protein MEMSTSNQEPINKDSLMDDAKQPDSPKNLKMTLNRSITDITTSFVLKTKVHGLKHAFSPHKSKIQRLLWLLALFVCFGLLFTWSWNRILYLLSYPAVTKIYMVWARSMTFPAVTFCNQNLFRVSRLTNADLYYSGYWMDIMHLNHTLNRQSVSMLKHSRHKERLLHLLDFSNFTPPPNVQLNTSEMIDRLGHQLEDMLLECKFRGEKCTYRNFTPIYTRYGKCYTFNSGLDGNPLLTTLKGGTGNGLEIMLDIQQDEYLPVWGDTDETSYEAGIKVQIHSQDEPPFIDQLGFGVAPGFQTFVSCQQQLLQYLPPPWGDCRSDAMDSEYFSTYSITACRIDCETRYLLENCNCRMVHMPGTSTVCTPEQYKDCADPALDFLVEKDNNYCVCETPCNMTRYGKELSMVKIPSKASAKYLAKKFNKTEQYISDNILVLDIFFEALNYEKIEQKKAYEVAGLLGDIGGQMGLFIGASVLTILEIFDYLYEVFKDKVLGYFLRKRRPHRSASDNLSTCDTLRSHSDSLGFAPNVLPSHPAIGNFEEFAC